Within the Gloeobacter kilaueensis JS1 genome, the region GTGTAGGAGCTTCATCTTCTCTTGTATCAAACAAATAGTATCTAGCTTACTTGCTTCACCAACTGCTCAGGACAAATTTACATATAGTATCTGTAAAAGTATTCTACAATGTCTTCCTCACCATTTAGGTATTTAAGAATTGCGCCAACTTCTCGAGCCGCTTTAAGTGTGATGGGCCGAGAATTCTCAAAACGCGAAGAATTCCAATTCATTTTGGTTAGCGCAAGAATTTCTTGAGCAAGAACTGTTGAAGTCTGCTGCGTGAACTCGCATTTGAACTTTAAAGGCTTAGGTACGTACATTCCTGGATACTCTTTGTAGAAGTCGATCGAGCCAAAGGTGTAGAGAACATGAGAAACTTCGTCTAGCTCAATCATTGTTCCCCTAAGTGGCGGGTAATACTCGTTTCGGTAAAGCCTTGTTCTATTGTACGAATCGTCCAAATTCAAAAAATCGTAAAAATTTACTCTATTACTTTTGAGAACTTCTTTAAAACCGTTGAATTCACAATCGGTATACTTCGAGCTTTTGTGCATAACAAATCTCGTTGGCATTGTATCGTGTTCTTGTTTGTATGCATGCAATATTCTTTCCATTAAAGTTGCTGCATCTTCTTCTGCCAAATGGGGCTGCCGATCATCTTTATCGAGTTTGGCAGGAGCACCTCGTAAAATATGACCATAACCTCTTTCGTTAAAAATTTGCGCAGTACTCGTCAGAAGCTTTGATTTATCGAGACTTTGATAAAATGCTAAACCAACATAGCAGGTTGGATAATCGTAAGGGTTTAAGGGCATTCTCCAGGGTGTAGCCCCAGATTTATAATACAGGGCCAGGTAAATGTTCCATGCGCATGTTGCATCATCTTGTAGTGCTTTGTTCTTAAAGCCGGAGCGTCTCTTTTTTCTTTGCTTTCTGGCATCGATATCGTAGGTTGTCTGTCTTATATATTGAACTGGTCTTCGAAGACGCATTGCTTTTGCTTTAAGGTAGTCATGGAAGATCAGCTTTTGCTTAAACACAACCAGACCTTGCAGTTTGGATATGTGCTCGGCCTCATCCTCAACATCCTCTAGGTCGTCAAGGATATCAGTTAGAAATTTGGGTGGAGCACAAATCAAGACATCAACCGCACTTTTTTGAACAATGTATTCCATAGCTTCAATAAACAATTCGGCGACATTGGTCACTGCTTGGTTGTGCTGGACTCCTGCCGTAGCTGCGATCAAATCTTCTTCGGATACTGCTTTGCACCTCTGTTGTGAGAATGCTAGCGAGATAGGTAGGGGACTATGTTCACCAAAGCCGGGGAATGGAGGGTAAAGATTGGACGTAAGCATTCACGTGCTGGTCTTGACGGAGCGATAACAGACTGTACGCTTTCGGTATGAGTGCGTTACCACCCCTGCCCAGCCGTGACGAGTTATTGCAGATGCCCCAGCCGCAGGCGATTGACTTGTTGCTGGAGTACATTACCCGCCTGGGGGGCATCGTTGAACAGTTGCAAACCCGTCTGGCCACCGACAGCACCACCTCAAGCCGTCCCCCCTCCGCAGACCTCCTCACAAAGCCCGAATCACCCAAACCCAAGCCCGAAGGAGAACCCAAGGTTCCGAAAAGAAAACCGGGTGCTCAGCCCGGCCATCAGGGCAAAACCCGCAAAGGCTTCGGCACCCCAGACCGTTTGGAAGCGGTCTCGCTGGGGGAGTGTCCCCAGTGCGGCGGGAGGCAGTGGCAGACCCTGAGCGTCGAAGCGCGGCAGGTGGCCTGTTTTGCCGAGCGGCCTCTCGAAATCGTCGAGTTTCGCCGCCCGACTGGATGCTGTACGCACTGCCGGAGCACCCACACCCCAAAGTGGCCCAGCCGTCTGGTCGGTCACTTTGAGCTGGATGCCACGCTCATGGCGGTGCTGAGTTGGTTGGGCCACTACGGCCATCTCAGTCTGGACAAACAAGCCGAATTCGTCGAGAGCTTGTGCGGCTGGCGGCCTGCGGTGGGGACGCTGGCGGCAGTCAAGGAGCGCACGGCCCTGGCGGTCGCTGCCAGTGTGCAGGCGGCCTGGCAGCATCTGGCCACTGAGGCGGTGGTGTATGTGGATGAGACGCCCTGGCCGGTGGCTGGGTGTAAAGAGTGGTTGTGGCACTTTGGCAGCGAGCGGCTGAGTCTATTTCATGCCGGGCAGACGCGCTCGCGTTTGGAACTGCGTGGTCGGTTGGGCGAGCGCTTTTGTGGCACCCTCGTCAGTGATGACTTCAGTGCCTACAACGGCTATCAGGTGCAGGCGCAGCAAAAGTGTCTGGCCCATCTGCGGCGGCATTTCAAAAAACTCGCCCTCCATCCAGCCGAGCCAGCAGGCATCGGCGCGGTCTTCATTGAGCTGATTGACGAAGCGTTCAAGCGCTACCGGCAGTGGCAGCAGGACGGGGACAGCGCGAGTTGGCAAAGTTGGGGGCAGCAGTTTCGGGTGCGGGTGGAGCAGGCGATCCGCACCTGGCAACCGAAAGCAGCCTATGCAGGGAGCAAACTGCTGCGCTCGTTGCAGGAGCGCGCTGGGCAGTGGTGGCAGTTTTTGTCGAATCCGGCGGTGCGTCCGGACAACAATCTGTCGGAGCGGAACTTACGCTTGGCTGTGACCCGGCGCAAAGTGTCGGGAGGAAGCCGGTCGCAGGCAGGGTATGCCCAGACGGCGGACTTGTTGAGTGTGATCCAATCGTGTCGGCGGCAGGGCCGCTCGGCGATGGAGTTTTTCGTGCGAGCGTTGCAGGCAACCTATCATGGGGGTTTTGCTCAACCGTCACTGATCCCGGAAACCAGCACCTGAACAGTTACGATTGGACTTATTGCTTTGTTTTCCTTCAATGCCTCCCTGAATGACCGCAAACCAATGAATAACTGCTTCAATAGTCTTATTAGTTCCAACT harbors:
- a CDS encoding argonaute/piwi family protein; this encodes MLTSNLYPPFPGFGEHSPLPISLAFSQQRCKAVSEEDLIAATAGVQHNQAVTNVAELFIEAMEYIVQKSAVDVLICAPPKFLTDILDDLEDVEDEAEHISKLQGLVVFKQKLIFHDYLKAKAMRLRRPVQYIRQTTYDIDARKQRKKRRSGFKNKALQDDATCAWNIYLALYYKSGATPWRMPLNPYDYPTCYVGLAFYQSLDKSKLLTSTAQIFNERGYGHILRGAPAKLDKDDRQPHLAEEDAATLMERILHAYKQEHDTMPTRFVMHKSSKYTDCEFNGFKEVLKSNRVNFYDFLNLDDSYNRTRLYRNEYYPPLRGTMIELDEVSHVLYTFGSIDFYKEYPGMYVPKPLKFKCEFTQQTSTVLAQEILALTKMNWNSSRFENSRPITLKAAREVGAILKYLNGEEDIVEYFYRYYM
- the tnpC gene encoding IS66 family transposase — translated: MSALPPLPSRDELLQMPQPQAIDLLLEYITRLGGIVEQLQTRLATDSTTSSRPPSADLLTKPESPKPKPEGEPKVPKRKPGAQPGHQGKTRKGFGTPDRLEAVSLGECPQCGGRQWQTLSVEARQVACFAERPLEIVEFRRPTGCCTHCRSTHTPKWPSRLVGHFELDATLMAVLSWLGHYGHLSLDKQAEFVESLCGWRPAVGTLAAVKERTALAVAASVQAAWQHLATEAVVYVDETPWPVAGCKEWLWHFGSERLSLFHAGQTRSRLELRGRLGERFCGTLVSDDFSAYNGYQVQAQQKCLAHLRRHFKKLALHPAEPAGIGAVFIELIDEAFKRYRQWQQDGDSASWQSWGQQFRVRVEQAIRTWQPKAAYAGSKLLRSLQERAGQWWQFLSNPAVRPDNNLSERNLRLAVTRRKVSGGSRSQAGYAQTADLLSVIQSCRRQGRSAMEFFVRALQATYHGGFAQPSLIPETST